The Pseudophryne corroboree isolate aPseCor3 chromosome 2, aPseCor3.hap2, whole genome shotgun sequence genome has a segment encoding these proteins:
- the LOC135051278 gene encoding putative nuclease HARBI1 — translation MMEPFSDQIVLFMLAASLMEEESADEHQDPGQQMSALGEPVLRVSFPRPRQYRTRRELEDLSEFEVIQNYRLSTRDIYSLYALLEADLEPRARSNRAISGFQKLLGTLHFLASGTFQPTLSQTCGFSQSTLSRCITQVIRAFRKLTIQYITFPETDSECREIKLGFYNKYKFPNVLGAIDCTHVQIRPPRNSEECFRNRKQFHSLNVQAVCDVNMRFLNIFVGFPGSSHDSFILSQSSLFDKFETGNMPGGWLLGDAGYPNKPWLLTPLSNPVGRAEKRYQEKHIASRGIIERAFGVLKSRFRCLDTSGGALLYSPSKVCGMVNACCILHNICVANRLPVTLRRSAFLRGNRSSALPVGMDEGEDSRRTVIQKFFAVT, via the exons atgatggagcctttttctgaccagattgtgttgttcatgctggctgcaagcttgatggaggaagaaagtgcagatgaacatcaggatccaggtcagcaaatgtctgcattgggtgagccagtattgcgggtttcatttccacgtccacgccagtatcgcactaggcgtgaactggaggatctcagcgagttcgaggtgatacaaaattatcgcttatcgactcgcgacatatattcgctgtacgctctgttggaggccgacttggaacctcgggcacggtcaaatcgtgcaatcagcggttttcagaaactgctggggacgttacattttttggcgtcaggcacattccagcctacactgtctcaaacatgcggtttttctcaGTCGactctgtcgcgctgtataacccaagtcattagggctttccgcaaattgacgatccagtacatcacatttccagagacggacagcgaatgtcgtgagatcaaattaggcttttacaacaaatacaaatttcccaatgtgctgggcgcgattgactgtacccacgtgcagatcagaccgccacgtaattcagaggaatgttttcggaaccgaaaacagttccattccctgaacgtgcaggcggtctgtgatgtaaatatgagatttttgaatatttttgtgggatttcctggatcatctcacgactccttcatcctaagccagtcatcgctgtttgacaagttcgaaacaggaaacatgcctggtggctggctgttag gcgatgcgggttatccaaacaaaccgtggctgttgaccccattgtctaatcctgttggtagagcagaaaaacgttaccaagagaaacacattgcatcgaggggaataattgagcgtgccttcggtgtacttaaaagccggtttcgatgtttagacacttccggcggtgctcttttgtactcaccgtcgaaggtttgcggcatggtaaatgcatgttgtattttacacaacatatgtgtcgcaaaccgtttgccggtgactcttcgtcgtagTGCTTTCCTacgcgggaaccggtcttctgctctaccggtgggtatggacgaaggagaggattcccggcggacagtgatacaaaaattttttgcagttacct ag
- the LOC135018201 gene encoding fibril-forming collagen alpha chain-like codes for MEQGSRRAAEEITESRGARSSRGYHGAGEPEGSSGDHTEQGSQKRQGDQTGAGDPEGSSGDHTEQGSQKQQWRSRSRGAAGSTRDHGAGEPEAAGEIREWGSRRQQGRSRRSGGAGGSRGYHGAGEPEGSRRDHREQGSWRAAGEITQSRGAGGQQGRSHRAGEPEAAGDIMEQESRRAAEMITESRGAGGQQWRSHGAGEPEAAGEITERGSRRQQGRSRSGGAGGSSGDHRAGEITEERGSQRQQGISWSRGARGQQRRLQRAGEPEGSSGDHTEQGSQKQQGRSRSGGAGGSRGDHGVGEQEAAVEITEQGRSRRSGGARGSRGYHGAGEPEGSRGDYREQGSQKQQGISWSRGAGGQQWRSHGAGEPEAAGEIKREQGTRRVAVEITRSRGARSSSGDHGAGEPQAAVEIMEPGSRRQQGRSGSGGAGGSRGDHGGAGEPEAAGDIMEQGSRRAVEEITESRGAGGQQGRSPRAGELEGSRGDHTEQGSQRQQGISWSRKAEGQQRRLQRAGEPEGSSGDHTEQGSQKQQGRSRSGGAGGSRGDHGVGEQEAAVEITEQGRSRRSGGARGSRGYHGAGEPEGSRGDYREQGSRRAAVEITRSRGARSSRGDHGAGEPEAAGEITEWGSRRQQWRSQSRGAAGSRGDHGGAGEPEAAGDIMEQGSQRAAEEITESRGARSSRGYHGAGEPEGSSGDHTEQGSQKQQGRSNGAGDPEGSSGDHTEQGSQKQQWRSRSRGAAGSSRDHGAGEPEAAGEIREWGSRRQQGRSRRSGGAGGSRGYHGAGEPEGSRRDHREQGSWRAAGEITQSRGARSSSGDHGAGEPEAAVEITKQGSRRIWNDQQGSEDTERGNRRIRSWGAGRAQNRGQCRKCPQQGWGTAGIDSIVIGVPPLEPRALIRATSAA; via the coding sequence ATGGAGCAGGGGAGCCGGAGGGCAGCAGAGGAGATTACAGAGAGCAGGGGAGCCAGAAGCAGCAGGGGATATCATGGAGCAGGGGAGCCGGAGGGCAGCAGTGGAGATCACACGGAGCAGGGGAGCCAGAAGCGGCAGGGAGATCAAACGGGAGCAGGGGACCCGGAGGGCAGCAGTGGAGATCACACGGAGCAGGGGAGCCAGAAGCAGCAGTGGAGATCACGGAGCAGGGGAGCCGCAGGCAGCACTAGAGATCATGGAGCCGgggagccggaggcagcaggggagatcagggagtGGGGGagcaggaggcagcaggggagatcacggaggagcgggggagccggaggcagcaggggaTATCATGGAGCAGGGGAGCCGGAGGGCAGTAGAAGAGATCACAGAGAGCAGGGGAGCTGGAGGGCAGCAGGGGAGATCACCCAGAGCAGGGGAGCTGGAGGGCAGCAGGGGAGATCACACAGAGCAGGGGAGCCAGAGGCAGCAGGGGATATCATGGAGCAGGAAAGCCGAAGGGCAGCAGAGATGATTACAGAGAGCAGGGGAGCCGGAGGGCAGCAGTGGAGATCACACGGAGCAGGGGAGccagaagcagcaggggagatcacggagcgggggagccggaggcagcaggggagatcacGGAGTGGGGGAGCAGGAGGCAGCAGTGGAGATCACAGAGCAGGGGAGATCACGGAGGAGCGGGGGAGCCAGAGGCAGCAGGGGATATCATGGAGCAGGGGAGCCAGAGGGCAGCAGAGGAGATTACAGAGAGCAGGGGAGCCGGAGGGCAGCAGTGGAGATCACACGGAGCAGGGGAGccagaagcagcaggggagatcacggagcgggggagccggaggcagcaggggagatcacGGAGTGGGGGAGCAGGAGGCAGCAGTGGAGATCACAGAGCAGGGGAGATCACGGAGGAGCGGGGGAGCCAGAGGCAGCAGGGGATATCATGGAGCAGGGGAGCCAGAGGGCAGCAGAGGAGATTACAGAGAGCAGGGGAGCCAGAAGCAGCAGGGGATATCATGGAGCAGGGGAGCCGGAGGGCAGCAGTGGAGATCACACGGAGCAGGGGAGCCAGAAGCGGCAGGGGAGATCAAACGGGAGCAGGGGACCCGGAGGGTAGCAGTGGAGATCACACGGAGCAGGGGAGCCAGAAGCAGCAGTGGAGATCACGGAGCAGGGGAGCCGCAGGCAGCAGTAGAGATCATGGAGCCGgggagccggaggcagcaggggagatcagggagtGGGGGagcaggaggcagcaggggagatcacggaggagcgggggagccggaggcagcaggggaTATCATGGAGCAGGGGAGCCGGAGGGCAGTAGAAGAGATCACAGAGAGCAGGGGAGCTGGAGGGCAGCAGGGGAGATCACCCAGAGCAGGGGAGCTGGAGGGCAGCAGGGGAGATCACACAGAGCAGGGGAGCCAGAGGCAGCAGGGGATATCATGGAGCAGGAAAGCCGAAGGGCAGCAGAGGAGATTACAGAGAGCAGGGGAGCCGGAGGGCAGCAGTGGAGATCACACGGAGCAGGGGAGccagaagcagcaggggagatcacggagcgggggagccggaggcagcaggggagatcacGGAGTGGGGGAGCAGGAGGCAGCAGTGGAGATCACAGAGCAGGGGAGATCACGGAGGAGCGGGGGAGCCAGAGGCAGCAGGGGATATCATGGAGCAGGGGAGCCAGAGGGCAGCAGAGGAGATTACAGAGAGCAGGGGAGCCGGAGGGCAGCAGTGGAGATCACACGGAGCAGGGGAGccagaagcagcaggggagatcacggagcgggggagccggaggcagcaggggagatcacGGAGTGGGGGAGCAGGAGGCAGCAGTGGAGATCACAGAGCAGGGGAGCCGCAGGCAGCAGGGGAGATCACGGAGGAGCGGGGGAGCCAGAGGCAGCAGGGGATATCATGGAGCAGGGGAGCCAGAGGGCAGCAGAGGAGATTACAGAGAGCAGGGGAGCCAGAAGCAGCAGGGGATATCATGGAGCAGGGGAGCCGGAGGGCAGCAGTGGAGATCACACGGAGCAGGGGAGccagaagcagcaggggagatcaaACGGAGCAGGGGACCCGGAGGGCAGCAGTGGAGATCACACGGAGCAGGGGAGCCAGAAGCAGCAGTGGAGATCACGGAGCAGGGGAGCCGCAGGCAGCAGTAGAGATCATGGAGCCGgggagccggaggcagcaggggagatcagggagtGGGGGagcaggaggcagcaggggagatcacggaggagcgggggagccggaggcagcaggggaTATCATGGAGCAGGGGAGCCGGAGGGCAGTAGAAGAGATCACAGAGAGCAGGGGAGCTGGAGGGCAGCAGGGGAGATCACACAGAGCAGGGGAGCCAGAAGCAGCAGTGGAGATCATGGAGCAGGGGAGCCAGAGGCAGCAGTAGAGATCACAAAACAGGGGAGCAGAAGGATATGGAATGATCAGCAGGGGTCGGAGGACACAGAACGTGGGAACAGGAGGATACGGAGTTGGGGAGCAGGGAGGGCACAGAACAGGGGACAATGTAGGAAGTGCCCCCAACAGGGCTGGGGAACGGCGGGAATTGACTCCATTGTCATTGGAGTTCCACCCCTGGAACCCAGAGCATTAATCAGAGCAACATCGGCAGCTTAA